From one Rhodovulum sp. ES.010 genomic stretch:
- the prfB gene encoding peptide chain release factor 2 — protein MRAEAQNTVEDIRKSLSLLAQRMDWDTAEHRLEEFNAMTEDPALWNDPDRAQKLMRDRQALVDAIDTYRSISQELEDNVELIEMGEAEDDQDVVKEAEAALKALKDKAAQKELEALLDGEADANDTFLEINAGAGGTESCDWASMLARMYVRWAEAHGYKVELQSESPGDEAGIKSAAYKISGHNAYGWLKSESGVHRLVRISPYDSAARRHTSFCSVWVYPVVDDDIEIEVNPADIRVDTYRSSGAGGQHVNTTDSAVRMTHIPTGIVVTSSEKSQHQNRDIAMKALKSRLYQMELDRRNAEINAQHEAKGEAGWGNQIRSYVLQPYQMVKDLRTGVETSDTQGVLDGDLDRFMAATLALDVAGKSRAEAQAED, from the coding sequence ATGCGTGCAGAGGCGCAGAACACCGTCGAGGACATTCGCAAGTCGCTGAGCCTTCTGGCGCAGCGGATGGACTGGGACACGGCCGAGCACCGGCTGGAAGAGTTCAACGCGATGACCGAGGACCCCGCGCTCTGGAACGATCCCGACCGCGCGCAGAAGCTGATGCGCGACCGCCAGGCGCTGGTGGACGCCATCGACACCTACAGGTCGATCTCGCAGGAACTCGAGGACAATGTCGAGCTGATCGAGATGGGCGAGGCCGAGGACGACCAGGACGTCGTGAAAGAGGCCGAGGCCGCGCTCAAGGCCCTCAAGGACAAGGCCGCGCAGAAGGAGCTGGAGGCGCTTCTCGACGGCGAGGCCGATGCCAACGACACCTTTCTCGAGATCAACGCCGGCGCCGGCGGGACCGAAAGCTGCGACTGGGCGTCGATGCTCGCGCGGATGTATGTCCGCTGGGCCGAGGCGCATGGCTACAAGGTGGAGCTGCAATCCGAGAGCCCGGGCGACGAGGCCGGCATCAAGTCGGCGGCCTACAAGATCTCGGGCCACAACGCCTATGGCTGGCTCAAATCGGAATCCGGCGTGCACCGGCTCGTGCGGATCTCGCCCTATGACAGCGCGGCGCGCCGGCATACCTCGTTCTGCTCGGTCTGGGTCTACCCGGTGGTCGACGACGATATCGAGATCGAGGTGAACCCCGCCGATATCCGGGTCGATACCTACCGCTCCTCGGGCGCGGGCGGCCAGCACGTCAACACCACCGACTCCGCGGTGCGGATGACGCACATCCCCACCGGCATCGTGGTGACGAGTTCCGAGAAGTCCCAGCACCAGAACCGCGACATCGCGATGAAGGCGCTGAAATCGCGGCTCTACCAGATGGAACTGGACCGCCGGAACGCCGAGATCAACGCCCAGCACGAGGCCAAGGGCGAGGCCGGCTGGGGCAACCAGATCCGCTCCTACGTGCTGCAGCCCTACCAGATGGTCAAGGACCTGCGCACCGGGGTCGAGACCTCCGATACCCAGGGCGTTCTCGACGGCGATCTCGACCGGTTCATGGCGGCCACGCTCGCGCTCGACGTGGCCGGGAAAAGCCGGGCCGAGGCACAGGCCGAAGACTGA
- a CDS encoding superoxide dismutase, which translates to MAFELPDLPYAHDALADQGMSKETLEYHHDLHHKAYVDNGNKLISGTEWEGKSVEEIVKGTYQPGAVAQNGIFNNASQHWNHCQFWEMMAPGKPAMPSELEARIVDAFGSVEKFKEEFSAAGAGQFGSGWAWLVVDTDGTLKVTKTENGVNPLCFNQTALLGCDVWEHSYYIDFRNKRPAYLTNFLDKLVNWENVAERLSKA; encoded by the coding sequence ATGGCTTTCGAACTTCCCGACCTTCCCTATGCCCATGACGCGCTTGCCGATCAGGGCATGTCGAAGGAAACGCTCGAATACCATCACGACCTGCACCACAAGGCCTATGTCGACAACGGAAACAAGCTGATTTCCGGCACCGAGTGGGAGGGCAAGTCGGTCGAGGAGATCGTCAAGGGCACCTACCAGCCCGGCGCCGTGGCCCAGAACGGGATCTTCAACAACGCCTCGCAGCACTGGAATCACTGCCAGTTCTGGGAAATGATGGCACCGGGCAAGCCCGCCATGCCCTCCGAGCTGGAGGCCCGCATCGTCGATGCCTTCGGCTCCGTCGAGAAGTTCAAGGAAGAGTTCTCGGCCGCGGGTGCCGGGCAGTTCGGGTCCGGCTGGGCCTGGCTGGTGGTGGACACCGACGGCACGCTCAAGGTCACCAAGACCGAGAACGGCGTGAACCCGCTCTGCTTCAACCAGACCGCGCTTCTGGGCTGCGACGTGTGGGAGCATTCCTACTACATCGACTTCCGCAACAAGCGCCCGGCCTACCTCACGAACTTCCTCGACAAGCTCGTCAACTGGGAGAACGTGGCCGAGCGGCTGTCGAAGGCCTGA
- a CDS encoding sarcosine oxidase subunit alpha family protein, translating to MSFRLHTGGRLIDRAAPCSFTFDGAAHEGFAGDTLAAALLASDRMLVGRSFKYHRPRGVVASGAEEPNALVGLGQGGRFEPNQRATMTELFDGLVAESQNRFPSLDFDVGALNARLARFLPAGFYYKTFLWPRAFWKHVYEPVIRQSAGLGRAPTEADPDTYEHFHAHVDVLVVGGGVAGLEAALVAGRSGARVLLVEQTAHWGGRAPVDGGEIDGQAPAAWVRGAVEALEKMDNVTLRLRMQGAGVYDHGYVLAHERLTDHAPDAPGPRHRLWKIRAKQVVTATGAIERPLAFPGNDVPGVMLASAVRDYVVNWAVAPGQRTVIVTNNDDAYRTALTLLDAGLEVPAIVDARQTADGPLPQAVRARGVPVRTGMAVVKVKGAKRVTGVGIGPVNGLAMASDTIACDAVAMSGGWSPVVHLWSHCGGKLTWDDRHGMFRPDPSRAPTGADGRPFVTTAGAASGALLAEDCLPDAGRAGAAAAEAAGCRAEVRTFAISKSDESPMEFIWVMPRRAEPAARMKMFLDYQNDVKVSDVQLAAREGYESVEHTKRYTTLGMATDQGKLSNINGLAILADTLGAAIPQVGTTTFRPPYTPLTLGAIAGEARGATFQPVRKTPIHAWHEAQGAHFEPVGHWRRPYTYPRKGESVAQSVQREVKNTRENVGVLDASTLGKLLVKGPDAAEFLDRVYTNMKSTLKPGRCRYGLMCSENGFLMDDGVVARLSEDSFLCHTTSGGAEHVHQHLEEWLQTEWWDLKVHVVNLTEQYAQVAVVGPKARTLLEKLGGMDLSRDALSFMGWADGTLAGIPARVYRISFSGELSFEVAIPANRGRAFWDACLAAGEDLGVMPYGTEALHIMRAEKGFIMIGDETDGTVIPQDLGLDWAVSKKKDDFIGKRAQARSHMTDPERWKLVGLETLDGSVLPDGAYALDDGKNANGQRNVQGRVTSSYHSPTLGRGIAMGLVRHGPDRMGEVIAFGKVDGSTVAARIVSPVFYDAEGEKQNV from the coding sequence ATGAGCTTTCGCCTGCACACCGGCGGCCGCCTGATCGACCGCGCCGCGCCCTGCAGCTTCACCTTCGACGGGGCCGCGCATGAGGGCTTCGCCGGCGACACGCTGGCCGCGGCCCTTCTGGCCAGTGACCGGATGCTGGTCGGCCGGTCCTTCAAGTATCACCGGCCCCGCGGCGTGGTCGCCTCGGGCGCCGAGGAACCGAACGCGCTGGTGGGCCTCGGGCAGGGCGGCCGGTTCGAGCCGAACCAGCGCGCCACCATGACGGAACTCTTCGACGGGCTGGTGGCCGAAAGCCAGAACCGCTTCCCTTCGCTGGACTTCGACGTGGGCGCGCTGAACGCGCGTCTCGCCCGGTTCCTGCCCGCGGGGTTCTACTACAAGACGTTCCTCTGGCCGCGCGCCTTCTGGAAGCATGTCTACGAACCGGTGATCCGCCAGTCGGCGGGCCTGGGCCGCGCGCCGACCGAGGCCGACCCCGACACCTACGAACATTTCCACGCCCATGTCGACGTGCTGGTGGTCGGCGGCGGTGTCGCGGGGCTGGAGGCCGCGCTGGTCGCGGGCCGGTCGGGCGCGCGCGTGCTGCTGGTCGAACAGACCGCCCATTGGGGCGGCCGCGCGCCGGTGGACGGGGGCGAGATCGACGGCCAGGCGCCCGCAGCGTGGGTAAGGGGCGCCGTCGAAGCCCTTGAAAAGATGGATAACGTCACGCTGCGCCTGCGCATGCAGGGGGCGGGCGTCTACGACCACGGCTATGTGCTGGCCCACGAACGGCTGACCGATCACGCCCCCGATGCACCCGGCCCCCGCCACCGCCTGTGGAAGATCCGCGCCAAACAGGTGGTCACCGCCACCGGTGCCATCGAACGCCCGCTGGCCTTCCCCGGCAACGACGTGCCGGGCGTCATGCTGGCCTCTGCGGTGCGCGACTACGTGGTGAACTGGGCCGTCGCGCCCGGCCAACGCACCGTGATCGTCACCAACAACGACGACGCCTATCGCACGGCGCTGACCCTGCTGGACGCGGGGCTGGAGGTTCCGGCCATCGTCGATGCCCGGCAAACCGCCGACGGGCCCTTGCCCCAGGCCGTGCGGGCACGCGGCGTGCCGGTGCGGACGGGCATGGCCGTGGTCAAGGTCAAGGGCGCCAAGCGCGTGACCGGCGTGGGCATCGGCCCGGTCAACGGGCTCGCCATGGCCTCCGACACGATTGCCTGCGATGCGGTGGCGATGTCGGGCGGCTGGTCGCCGGTGGTGCACCTGTGGTCCCATTGCGGCGGCAAGCTGACCTGGGACGACCGGCACGGCATGTTCCGGCCCGACCCCTCCCGCGCGCCGACCGGCGCCGACGGGCGGCCCTTCGTGACGACGGCCGGCGCGGCCAGCGGTGCGCTGCTGGCCGAAGACTGCCTGCCCGATGCCGGCCGGGCAGGGGCGGCGGCGGCCGAGGCGGCCGGGTGCCGGGCGGAAGTCCGAACATTTGCCATATCGAAGTCCGATGAAAGTCCGATGGAATTCATATGGGTCATGCCGCGCCGCGCCGAGCCCGCCGCGCGCATGAAGATGTTTCTCGACTACCAGAACGACGTGAAGGTTTCGGACGTCCAGCTCGCCGCCCGCGAGGGCTACGAAAGCGTCGAGCACACCAAGCGCTATACCACGCTGGGGATGGCGACCGACCAAGGGAAACTCAGCAATATCAACGGGCTCGCGATCCTGGCCGATACGCTGGGCGCGGCGATCCCGCAGGTCGGCACCACGACCTTCCGCCCGCCCTACACGCCGCTGACGCTGGGCGCCATCGCGGGCGAGGCGCGCGGCGCGACCTTCCAGCCGGTGCGCAAGACCCCGATCCACGCCTGGCATGAAGCGCAAGGCGCCCATTTCGAACCCGTGGGCCACTGGCGCCGTCCCTACACCTATCCGCGCAAGGGCGAGAGCGTCGCGCAGTCGGTGCAGCGGGAGGTGAAGAACACCCGCGAAAACGTCGGCGTGCTGGACGCCTCGACGCTGGGCAAGCTGCTGGTCAAGGGGCCGGATGCGGCGGAGTTCCTCGACCGCGTCTACACCAACATGAAGTCCACGCTGAAACCCGGGCGCTGCCGTTACGGGCTGATGTGTTCGGAAAACGGCTTCCTGATGGATGACGGCGTGGTGGCCCGGCTGTCGGAGGACAGCTTCCTCTGCCACACGACCAGCGGAGGGGCCGAGCATGTGCACCAGCACCTGGAGGAATGGCTGCAGACCGAGTGGTGGGACCTCAAGGTTCACGTCGTCAACCTGACCGAGCAATACGCCCAGGTCGCGGTTGTCGGCCCCAAGGCGCGGACCCTGCTGGAAAAACTCGGCGGCATGGACCTGTCCAGGGACGCGCTGTCCTTCATGGGTTGGGCGGACGGCACGCTGGCCGGCATCCCGGCCCGGGTCTACCGCATCTCGTTCTCGGGCGAACTCTCCTTCGAGGTGGCGATCCCCGCGAACCGGGGCCGCGCGTTCTGGGATGCCTGCCTGGCCGCGGGCGAAGACCTCGGCGTGATGCCCTACGGCACCGAGGCGCTGCACATCATGCGCGCCGAAAAGGGCTTCATCATGATCGGGGACGAGACCGACGGAACCGTGATCCCGCAGGACCTCGGCCTCGACTGGGCGGTGTCGAAGAAGAAGGACGATTTCATCGGCAAGCGCGCGCAGGCGCGCAGCCACATGACCGACCCGGAGCGGTGGAAACTGGTCGGCCTGGAAACGCTGGACGGATCCGTCCTGCCGGACGGCGCCTACGCGCTGGACGATGGGAAGAACGCCAACGGCCAGCGCAACGTGCAGGGCCGCGTCACGTCGAGCTATCACTCGCCCACGCTCGGGCGCGGCATCGCGATGGGGCTGGTGCGCCACGGGCCCGACCGGATGGGCGAGGTGATCGCCTTCGGCAAGGTCGACGGCTCCACCGTCGCGGCCCGCATCGTCAGCCCCGTGTTCTACGACGCCGAAGGGGAGAAGCAGAATGTCTGA
- a CDS encoding N-acetylmuramoyl-L-alanine amidase, producing the protein MCAPAAADELTALARPDIGGSGVTDRGKGLVLTLDLSQPVPYRVYTLDAPPRLVTDFREVDWGGADAAELIATDRVRAARAGAVRPGWSRLVLELDGPYALHSAEMPRIPATGRARLTVRLRPTDRESFAAAAPKPAAALRGLPEAEPLPPPPRRQDGVRPLRVVLDPGHGGIDPGAERAGLREADLMLTFARELAEALIRAGHAPVLTREGDRFVPLETRIDIARAARADVFVSLHADALAEGHATGATVYTLSETASDRASALLAERHDRDALLAGVDLTDQDDEIATVLMDLARTESVPRTDRLAEAIVAGLRAHIGRMHKRPRLSAAFSVLKSPDIPSVLIELGFLSSEEDRRNLVSPEWRARAAAGIVEALELWAAEDAAETGLLRR; encoded by the coding sequence ATGTGCGCGCCGGCGGCGGCCGACGAGCTGACCGCGCTCGCCCGGCCCGACATCGGCGGCTCCGGCGTGACCGACCGGGGGAAGGGGCTGGTGCTCACGCTCGACCTGTCCCAGCCGGTGCCCTACCGGGTTTACACGCTGGACGCGCCGCCCCGCCTCGTGACGGATTTCCGCGAGGTGGACTGGGGCGGGGCCGATGCGGCGGAGCTGATCGCCACCGACAGGGTCCGCGCGGCGCGGGCCGGGGCGGTCCGGCCGGGCTGGTCGCGGCTGGTGCTGGAACTCGACGGCCCCTATGCGCTGCACTCCGCCGAGATGCCGCGCATCCCCGCGACGGGGCGGGCCCGGCTCACCGTCCGGCTGCGCCCGACCGATCGCGAGTCCTTCGCCGCGGCCGCGCCGAAGCCCGCCGCCGCGCTTCGCGGCCTGCCCGAGGCCGAGCCGCTGCCGCCGCCGCCCCGCCGGCAGGACGGGGTGCGGCCCTTGCGGGTGGTGCTCGACCCGGGCCATGGCGGCATCGATCCCGGCGCCGAGCGCGCGGGCCTGCGCGAGGCGGACCTGATGCTGACCTTCGCGCGCGAACTGGCCGAGGCCCTGATCCGGGCGGGCCACGCGCCGGTGCTGACGCGCGAGGGCGACCGTTTCGTGCCGCTGGAGACCCGCATCGACATCGCGCGGGCCGCGCGGGCGGACGTGTTCGTGTCGCTCCACGCCGACGCGCTGGCCGAGGGGCATGCCACCGGCGCGACCGTCTACACCCTGTCCGAGACCGCGTCGGACCGGGCCTCCGCGCTGCTGGCCGAACGCCACGACCGCGACGCGCTGCTTGCGGGGGTCGACCTGACCGACCAGGACGACGAGATCGCGACCGTGCTGATGGACCTCGCCCGGACCGAGAGCGTGCCGCGCACCGACCGGCTGGCCGAGGCCATCGTGGCCGGGCTGCGCGCCCATATCGGCCGGATGCACAAGCGGCCGCGCCTGTCGGCGGCGTTCTCGGTGCTGAAGTCGCCGGACATCCCGTCGGTGCTGATCGAGCTGGGCTTCCTGTCCTCGGAGGAGGACCGCCGGAACCTCGTCTCGCCGGAATGGCGCGCGCGGGCGGCGGCCGGCATCGTCGAGGCGCTGGAGCTCTGGGCGGCCGAGGACGCCGCGGAGACCGGCCTGCTGCGGCGCTAG
- a CDS encoding helix-turn-helix transcriptional regulator yields the protein MPDSVLPVFGENLKELCALEPSVAQVARDLGLSRMQMKRFLASESFPKPNQLKRICDHFGVDARILTERLTARQIDHIARFGHLPRISDRNAEMKAAIDYVGDLSPFFPESHELQDGLYLLLTRSLLQRDTLVQANLQVKSRHGGRVVRTVLPPQYAVDFLDDETGTIPRKRPELRGIVLRHSEGFCLQFYQSVPQRVSATMVLAPVLGADVATFEGLYMIARGERGNMPRVTRCLVRRVPATFPNLLAAARRPGTVPLRDTPDDIRTALERPLA from the coding sequence GTGCCCGACAGTGTATTACCTGTTTTCGGAGAGAATCTGAAAGAGCTTTGCGCGCTCGAACCCTCGGTCGCGCAGGTGGCGCGCGATCTCGGGCTCAGCCGGATGCAGATGAAACGGTTTCTCGCCAGCGAGTCCTTTCCCAAACCCAACCAGCTGAAGCGGATCTGCGACCATTTCGGGGTCGACGCGCGCATCCTGACCGAACGTCTGACCGCCCGGCAGATCGACCACATCGCCCGGTTCGGACACCTGCCCCGGATCAGCGACCGCAATGCCGAGATGAAGGCCGCCATCGACTATGTCGGCGACCTTTCGCCGTTTTTTCCCGAAAGCCACGAATTGCAGGACGGGCTTTACCTGCTGCTCACCCGGTCGTTGCTGCAGCGCGACACGCTGGTGCAGGCGAACCTGCAGGTCAAGTCGCGCCATGGCGGGCGGGTCGTGCGCACCGTGCTTCCGCCGCAATATGCGGTGGACTTTCTCGATGACGAGACGGGAACGATCCCGCGCAAGCGGCCCGAACTGCGCGGGATCGTGCTGCGGCACTCGGAGGGGTTCTGCCTGCAGTTCTACCAGAGCGTGCCGCAGCGGGTGTCGGCCACGATGGTGCTGGCGCCGGTGCTCGGCGCAGACGTCGCGACATTCGAGGGACTCTACATGATCGCCCGCGGCGAACGCGGCAACATGCCCCGCGTCACGCGCTGCCTGGTGCGGCGGGTGCCCGCGACCTTTCCGAACCTGCTGGCGGCGGCGCGGCGGCCCGGCACCGTGCCGCTCCGCGACACGCCCGACGACATTCGCACCGCGCTGGAGCGGCCGCTGGCCTGA
- a CDS encoding polymer-forming cytoskeletal protein, with product MFSKSRINEPGPKAGEGEKPKAHEAGMSRPGSDNPVPSTPKAKPPASILSSDLTVSGNLKTSGDIQVEGTIEGDIHAHLLTVGENATVRGEVLADDVVINGRVIGRVRGLKVRLTSTARVEGDIIHKTIAIESGAHFEGSVQRQDDPLNAGKRAPAQGNAAGGKQSPHVLGNGDQGQKPADQRAAPKA from the coding sequence ATGTTTTCTAAAAGCAGGATCAACGAGCCGGGCCCCAAGGCCGGCGAGGGCGAAAAGCCCAAGGCCCACGAGGCCGGCATGTCCCGTCCCGGTTCAGACAACCCCGTGCCGAGCACGCCGAAAGCCAAGCCGCCCGCGTCGATTCTGTCCTCCGACCTCACGGTCAGCGGCAACCTCAAGACGAGCGGCGACATCCAGGTCGAGGGCACGATCGAAGGCGACATCCACGCGCATCTTCTGACCGTGGGCGAGAACGCCACCGTCCGCGGCGAGGTGCTGGCCGATGACGTCGTCATCAACGGCCGGGTGATCGGCCGGGTGCGCGGGCTCAAGGTCCGCCTGACGTCGACCGCACGGGTCGAAGGCGACATCATCCACAAGACCATCGCGATCGAAAGCGGCGCCCATTTCGAGGGCTCGGTGCAGCGCCAGGACGACCCGCTCAACGCGGGCAAGCGGGCGCCCGCGCAGGGCAACGCCGCCGGTGGCAAGCAATCGCCCCACGTGCTGGGCAATGGCGACCAGGGACAGAAGCCCGCGGATCAGCGGGCCGCCCCGAAAGCCTGA
- a CDS encoding sarcosine oxidase subunit gamma yields the protein MSEPVTALNGARAEGIATVEEAPARGMVTLRADLSARKVKSAVRKVAGVALPDPLAASWDGPRGAAWMAPDELLLFMPSPEAAETVEALEAALEGQHATAADVSDARAVFRVHGPGAREVLAKLTPADMAPDAFPEGRVRRTRLAQVPVAIWAETGGFGLVCFRSVAGYAFDLLKGAAAPGSAVGYFPDWA from the coding sequence ATGTCTGAGCCCGTCACCGCGCTGAACGGCGCCCGAGCCGAGGGCATCGCCACGGTCGAGGAGGCGCCCGCCCGGGGCATGGTCACGCTGCGCGCCGACCTCTCCGCCCGGAAGGTGAAATCCGCGGTCAGGAAGGTGGCGGGCGTCGCGCTGCCCGATCCGCTGGCCGCGTCCTGGGACGGCCCGCGCGGCGCGGCCTGGATGGCGCCCGACGAGTTGCTGCTGTTCATGCCGTCCCCCGAGGCCGCCGAAACCGTCGAGGCGCTGGAGGCGGCGCTCGAGGGCCAGCACGCGACCGCGGCGGACGTGTCCGACGCCCGCGCCGTGTTCCGTGTGCACGGGCCGGGCGCGCGCGAGGTGCTGGCCAAGCTGACGCCCGCGGACATGGCCCCCGACGCCTTCCCCGAGGGCAGGGTGCGGCGCACGCGCCTGGCGCAGGTGCCGGTTGCGATCTGGGCCGAAACGGGGGGCTTCGGGCTGGTCTGCTTCCGCTCGGTCGCGGGCTATGCCTTCGACCTTCTCAAGGGCGCCGCGGCCCCCGGTTCGGCGGTCGGCTATTTCCCCGACTGGGCTTGA
- a CDS encoding penicillin-binding protein 1A translates to MIRFLFSFLGAVYTFITLGLIGAAMMVGAIFWMYARDLPDYDDLASYQPKTISRIYSGEGRLIDEFAEERRLFASAEEIPDLVKQAFISAEDKNFYTHKGFDARGIVAAAIEAVETRGETLRGASTITQQVMKNFLLGGERTGERKIKELILATRIEKTLTKEEILELYLNEIFLGQNSYGVAAAAQTYFNKTLSELEPQEAAYLAALPKAPSTYHPVRAYDRAVERRNFVLREMHENGYLDRAAYEAARAAPLKTVQNGDYDPFSASLPPRDYFTDEIRRQLSQDFGEAEFFGGGLTIRATSDPEMQAEAARALREALEDFDRGRGVWRGTGKAVDPATLSDEAAWRAALAQVDVARDIVLESAWLPAVVLDVEDQRLVIGIEGVEGRQEVPRSDTAWFRGDLYENFDPGDVIHVRRMVSDEDGSFIRWTLRQVPEVEGGFVAMDVNTGRVLAMQGGFSYQHSVFNRATQATRQPGSSFKPFVYAAALDSGFTPATIIIDAPIEIDTGGSIWRPKNASNRFYGPAPLRTGIERSRNLMTVRLAKEIGMQTVAGYAERFGVYDRMDPYLANALGSQETTLYRMVAAYAMFANGGERVEPTLVDRVQDLSGRTIYRHDARTCTNCGDPQLDPGLAPRIVSNRERVMNAITAYQLTSMMRGVVERGTAAGRVNLGVPTAGKTGTTNDARDVWFVGFTSNIVAGCYMGYDRPRSLGRRAAGGTLCAPVFNDFMQKATAKYGGGPFTVPPGGRFIKIDRYSGTRLPDDARGEHVVAEYFRAGEEPIFGLGAMVDGGFAMGSDLPLFGRGQGETGEGAQEVTTSTGEKAVVGPKANFGTLSSGGLY, encoded by the coding sequence GTGATCCGGTTTCTGTTCTCCTTCCTCGGGGCGGTCTACACCTTCATCACCCTGGGGCTGATCGGCGCGGCCATGATGGTCGGCGCCATCTTCTGGATGTATGCGCGCGACCTGCCCGATTACGACGATCTCGCCAGCTACCAGCCCAAGACCATCAGCCGCATCTATTCCGGCGAAGGGCGGCTGATCGACGAGTTCGCCGAGGAACGCCGGCTGTTCGCGTCGGCCGAGGAAATCCCCGACCTCGTGAAACAGGCCTTCATCTCGGCCGAGGACAAGAATTTCTACACCCACAAGGGGTTCGACGCCCGCGGCATCGTCGCCGCCGCGATCGAGGCGGTCGAAACCCGCGGCGAAACCCTGCGCGGCGCGTCGACCATCACCCAGCAGGTGATGAAGAACTTCCTCCTCGGCGGCGAGCGCACCGGCGAGCGCAAGATCAAGGAACTGATCCTCGCCACCCGGATCGAGAAGACCCTGACCAAGGAGGAGATCCTCGAACTCTATCTCAACGAGATCTTCCTCGGCCAGAATTCCTACGGCGTGGCCGCCGCCGCCCAGACCTATTTCAACAAGACGCTGTCGGAACTCGAACCGCAGGAGGCGGCCTATCTCGCCGCGCTGCCCAAGGCGCCCTCGACCTATCACCCGGTCCGCGCCTATGACCGCGCGGTGGAGCGGCGCAACTTCGTGCTGCGCGAGATGCACGAGAACGGCTATCTCGACCGCGCGGCCTACGAGGCGGCGCGGGCGGCGCCGCTGAAGACGGTGCAGAACGGCGATTACGACCCGTTCTCCGCCAGCCTGCCGCCGCGCGACTATTTCACCGACGAGATCCGCCGCCAGCTGTCGCAGGATTTCGGCGAGGCGGAGTTCTTCGGCGGCGGGCTGACGATCCGCGCCACCAGCGACCCCGAGATGCAGGCCGAGGCGGCCCGCGCCCTGCGCGAGGCGCTGGAGGATTTCGACCGCGGCCGGGGCGTCTGGCGCGGCACCGGCAAGGCGGTCGACCCGGCCACGCTGTCCGACGAGGCGGCCTGGCGCGCGGCGCTGGCCCAGGTCGACGTGGCGCGCGACATCGTGCTCGAAAGCGCGTGGCTGCCGGCCGTCGTTCTGGACGTCGAGGACCAGCGCTTGGTGATCGGCATCGAGGGGGTCGAGGGCCGCCAGGAGGTGCCGCGCAGCGACACCGCCTGGTTCCGCGGCGACCTCTACGAGAATTTCGATCCCGGCGACGTGATCCATGTCCGCCGCATGGTCTCGGACGAGGACGGCAGCTTCATCCGCTGGACCTTGCGCCAGGTGCCCGAGGTCGAGGGCGGCTTCGTCGCGATGGACGTCAATACCGGCCGCGTGCTGGCCATGCAGGGCGGGTTCTCCTACCAGCATTCGGTGTTCAACCGCGCCACCCAGGCCACGCGCCAGCCCGGTTCGTCGTTCAAGCCCTTCGTCTACGCCGCCGCGCTCGACAGCGGCTTCACCCCCGCCACGATCATCATCGACGCGCCGATCGAGATCGATACCGGCGGCAGCATCTGGCGGCCGAAGAACGCCTCGAACCGGTTCTACGGCCCCGCGCCCTTGCGCACCGGCATCGAGCGGTCGCGCAACCTGATGACGGTGCGTCTGGCCAAGGAAATCGGCATGCAGACGGTCGCCGGCTACGCCGAACGCTTCGGCGTCTACGACCGGATGGACCCCTATCTCGCCAACGCGCTGGGCAGCCAGGAAACCACGCTCTACCGCATGGTCGCGGCCTACGCGATGTTCGCCAATGGCGGCGAGCGGGTGGAGCCCACGCTGGTCGACCGGGTGCAGGACCTGTCGGGGCGCACCATCTACCGGCACGACGCGCGGACCTGCACGAACTGCGGCGACCCGCAGCTCGATCCGGGCCTCGCCCCGCGCATCGTGTCGAACCGCGAACGCGTGATGAACGCGATCACCGCCTACCAGCTCACCTCGATGATGCGCGGCGTGGTCGAGCGCGGCACCGCGGCCGGACGGGTCAATCTCGGCGTGCCGACGGCGGGCAAGACCGGCACCACCAACGACGCGCGCGACGTCTGGTTCGTGGGCTTCACCTCGAACATCGTCGCGGGCTGCTACATGGGCTACGACCGCCCGCGCAGCCTCGGCCGCCGGGCGGCGGGCGGCACGCTCTGCGCGCCGGTCTTCAACGACTTCATGCAGAAGGCGACCGCCAAGTATGGCGGCGGCCCGTTCACGGTGCCGCCGGGCGGGCGCTTCATCAAGATCGACCGGTACTCCGGCACGCGCCTGCCCGACGACGCGCGCGGCGAGCATGTCGTGGCGGAGTATTTCCGCGCCGGCGAAGAGCCGATCTTCGGCCTCGGCGCGATGGTCGACGGCGGTTTCGCCATGGGGTCCGACCTGCCGCTCTTCGGCCGCGGCCAGGGCGAGACCGGCGAGGGCGCGCAGGAGGTCACCACCTCGACCGGCGAAAAGGCGGTGGTGGGGCCCAAGGCCAATTTCGGCACGCTGTCCTCGGGCGGCCTCTACTGA